Genomic segment of Acidobacteriota bacterium:
AATGCCTTTGTTCTGTGTGGCGACCGTGCGAACAATCGGTGGCCGCCATCCGTCTGAGCGTTCAGACATTTCCAGCAACGCAATCAACTCGCGTTCAGTGCGTTCGACGCCGTCACGTTCGGCTTTATTGATGACGAAAATATCGCCGATTTCCATAATCCCGGCTTTGATCGCCTGGATGTCGTCGCCCATTCCCGGAACCAGCACAACGACGGAAACATCTGCGGTTTTGACAATGTCTACTTCGTCCTGGCCAACGCCGACGGTTTCGACCAGCGTTCTATCGTAGCCAGCCGCATCCAGCACCGCAACCGCGTCTACAGTCGCCCGCGCCAACCCTCCCAGATTTCCGCGCGTCGCCATTGAGCGAATATACACGCCGGGATCGTTTGCCAGCGTCTGCATGCGAATCCGGTCGCCCAGAATCGCTCCGCCGGAAAAGGGGCTGGAAGGATCCACTGCAACAATGCCTACGGTTTTGTCCAGTAAGCGGTAATGCAGCGCCAGTTTGTCCACCAACGAAGACTTCCCCGCTCCCGGAGCGCCCGTGATGCCGATGGTCACACCTTTGCCGGTGTGCGCAAACAGCGCCTTCAGAATTTCATTCGCATCGGCGGCGGCGTTTTCGATCTTGGAAATTGCGCGAGCAATCGCGCGAAGATCACGAGCGAGAATCCTATCAACCAGTGACGACGGTGGCGTTGAAGCGGTCATTTGCAGCATTCATAACCCAGCAGGCAGATTCAGGCAGCCGGTAGCGGTCATCCTCAAGGCGGCAAACTATACCTGCATTCCGCGGCAATTTCCAATTAGCAATCCGTCGGAGCGCGGCTATAATCGCGCCACATTGACTTCCCAACAATTCATTTCAACGACTCAAGGAGGCGGCGAATGACGGCTGATTGGTTGACAACTCTGGGTACGGCAATGGGTTCGGCCTGGCTGTCGGGCATCAATTTGTATGCGACGGTGGTCACGCTTGGCGTGTTGCAGCGATTCGAGCTGGTGAAACTGCCCGGCGGATTGAATGTGCTCGGTGAATGGTGGGTGATTGGGTTGGCCGGCGGTTTTTATCTGATCGAATTCATTGCCGACAAAATTCCGGCGGTGGATTCCGTCTGGGATGCGATTCACACGTTTATTCGCGTCCCCGCCGGAGCGATTCTGGCGGCAACGGCCTTTGCCGACTTCGATCCGGCGGTCAAAGTCGCAGCCATGATTGTCGGCGGAGGCATCGCGCTCAGTTCACACGGCACAAAAGCGGCAGCTCGATTGGCGGCCAACACCAGTCCGGAACCCGTTTCCAATATCGCGCTGAGCGTCGGCGAAGATATCGTGACATTCGGTTCGACGATTTTGATGGCATTCTATCCCATACTGATTTTGATCGTCGTCCTTGTCTTTCTGGTCTTGTTGATCTGGTTGGGACCAAAGGCAGTTCGCGCGCTGAAACGATTGATGGCGCGCTTTCGCGAACTTTTCAGGCCCTCTCCCACCTCTGCGACCTGATGCACAAAAATGCCCCGCTGAAAAAGTTCCAGTTGAGAATCGCGCAAACTCTCCCACTTCTGCGACCTGATGCACAAAAATGCCCCGGCTTGCCCGCCAGAAATGGCAGTCAAGCCGGGACAAATCACCCAGCAAAACTATTGCTGTGCCACTTACGCAGCTTGAAGTTCAGTGGGAGCATCTGCCCTGGAAGCCCCGGGGATCAGAAAACCTTCTCCAAAATCCACGCTGCCCGGCAAGTAAAACTCCTGGGATTCACGCTTCAGTAATTCAAATTCGCCATATTTGATTTTGCAGGAGCCTTTGCAGGAAAGCGCGCGCAACTCTTTGATGCGGGCATCCTGCACTTTCAAGATTGCGCCCTTCACGGGAAATTCCAGCGTAACATCGAATTCAACCGCGCCCAGGGAAACGCCATTGATCAGCAACTCGATTTTCGGTTTGTGACTCGATTTGACGGTGTGTTTGACCAATTCGACGAAATTGATGTCTTCCGGTTTGTATTTGGAGCGGTCGGTGTATTTGCGCAATTCCAAAGCGCGGCTCCAGGTAACGGCCAACACACCCAGGAAGTTGAATTTCAGAGTGTCTTTGACCGCTTTGGCAATTTCACCCGAAAGATCGCGTGTGGTTAATGAACCGCCGGCCGTCGCCGCAGCCAACAGATTCTGCGTTTTCTGTTCTTGTTCGATTCCCACCAATTGGTGTTCCTCGAAATTCACTTCCGGCAAGGCAAAAAATTCATTCACTGTGATTCTTAGTGCGCTCATGCTTGTCTCCTCTCGTTGGCAATTAGTTGGCCTACGACTTCTATCCATTGCCTTCCGGCATCGGGCCGAGGTCGCAAAGTTAATTCAAACGGTAATGACAATTTGGATTCCGCTTCGATCTTCTGGGTGCCTTGATCGTCTCGCGCGCGATATTCGATCTTCGGCTTGGCTGCCGTCGGCGTTGAATGCGAAGTCAACGACGGCAAAGGCTCTTTCGGACCTGTTTTTTTAAACAGTCGCTTTAGCAAACTGACCAGCAAAAATCCAGCAAATCCAATCCCGGCAACGCCCAACACCTTTGGAATCTGCGCAATCAAATCGGATAACCAATCTTTGGGTGGTGAAGGGGGCGGTGAAGGCGGCGACGACGGCAGCGGAGTCGCAGGAGGAACCGGCGTGGCGGCAAGCACAACATTGACCGCAAACCCAGCTTGTACGCTACTGCCCGGCAGAGGTTGCTGCTCAATTACCGTTCCCAGTGGAAAGTTCGACGGCTGGGTTGTGACTTGCCCCAACCCAAGACTGGCGGCTCGCAAGCTTTGGATCGCTTCAATGCGCGATTTTCCCCGCAGGTCAGGAACCACAACCGGAGTTGGCGTGACAGTCGGCGTTGGCGTCACAGCAGGTGTAAGCGGAGCGGCCAACACAATGTTGACGACAGTACCAATTGCCACCAATGTCCCCGAAGCCGGTTGCTGTTGAATTACAGTTCCCTGTGTCTCATTCGACTCCAGCGTCGTAATCTGGCCGAGCCTCAAATTCCCCCCTCGTAATTGTTGATTAGCCGAAGCGGTTGTCTGTCCTTTCAAATCCGGCACATTCACCATCAGAGGCGTTGGAGTTGCAGGAAATCCAATCGTCAAATTCACGGAACTGCCCTTGTCCACGCGCGATCCGGGTGCCGGTTTTTGATCCACAACCACGGCTCCGGATGTCGCCGGGTTCACGCCCACGACAAACCCTCGCTTCAATTCCGAACGATTGAGGACTCGCTCAGCATTCACCAAAGAAAGGCCGAGCAATGGAGGAACAATGACCGGTTGCGGTTTCACAGCAATCACTAGATTGACTGATGTTCCCCAAACGACCTGGGTTCCGGGCAATGGCGATTGCCGCAACACGCGTCCCCAATTCTGCGGAGCCTCCTCTGTGGTGATTTCGCCAATCGCCAACCTGGCCTGTTCAATCTTTTGCCGAGCATCTGCTTCGGATTGTCCAATTAACTCCGGAACTTTTGTAAAGCGTTGCCTTGGCGGTTGATAAGACGTCGGAGGCGCAGGTTTCTGTGGCTGCTCGACGGTCAACGTCACGGCTCTACGAGCAATTACCTTGGCGCCGGGCGTGGGCGATTGATCAATGACTGTCAAGTCATTGAAATCATCCTCTTTGGATCGGAACCGCGCATTGAGCGAATGAACTTTGAGAATCCGTTTTGCATCGCGAACGAATTGACCGCGCACATCCGGCACGACGACTTCTCTGGTCAATTCTGAAGCCAAATCACCCAACACCTTACCCAAACCGGGTTCTGAATTTGAGGGAGTTTTCTTGTAATACAGAATAACTTTCGTTTCGGCATTCAGTTCCATCTTGGCTGGCGGTTCATGCCGCACAACTTGGCGAGGATTGAACTCAGACTCCTCCACAGACTTTTTCTTGATACTCAGCCTGGGGAAAACGCCTTTCAGTTTCTGTTCCGCCGCGTCCACATCTTCTCCAACCAAGTTTGGCATGAAATATCGCGGCTTGGTTATTTGGGCTCGGCTTGTGCGCTCTTGCGCCAACGAACGCAAATCGCCAAAGATAAATGTCAGAAAAATTGAAATGAGAATCAATTTTTTCATGGCTGAACTCTCTTTCTTCATCGGGTGTCTGGCTTGCGACACGACCTGTTGCCTGACTGAACAACAACAAATTGGCTAAAAGGGGGTTGTCAAATCCACTGGGCTTTCCAATATCAACCGCAGTCTACCTGCTTTACGAAAAAAATCCGAGAAAGATTTCAAAAAAATCTTCCGGCCCGAAACAGGCCTGCAACTTCGGTCGCGACAACCTGCCAGGATCGAACGGCGGTAGAATTGGTAATCAAGCCACGTTCCCATTCTGCTGCCAACGCCCTTTCGACCTCTTCTGTGAAATTTTTGACCCTGCCGAACTGAATAACCTTACCGGTATTGCGGGTCAACAATTCTCTAATACCGCCAACATCAATGGCCAGAACTGGCAAGCCACATGCCAAAGATTCGATTACAACATTCGGGCACCCTTCATGGTGGCTGGCCAAGCAAAACAGATCAGCGGCGGAATACCAATCGGCGAGTTCGCTCTGTGGTTTTGCGCCGACCAGGCGAACACAGGTCCGCAAGTTGAGATTTGAGATTTGCGATTCCAACGCCCGGCGCTGCGGCCCTTCGCCAATGACAAAAAGTTTCAAGTAACGTTTGTGCTCCTCTCCTTTCGTCAGCACAACCATTGCGTCAATCAATCGGTCAATGCCTTTGACCGGAACCAGCGCGGCGACGGTTAGTAGAATTCGGTCATCCGGATCAAGCCCCAATCGCCTCCTCGATTCGTTGCGGTCGCGCGGAGAAAACATCCGGCGATCAATGCCGTTGCGAACGACGGCGATTTTTTCGCCCCGAATGCCGAGTTCGACCATTCGCGTTTTCAACGATTCGCTGACGGCAATGATTCCCGCCGCCCGGTTCAAGGCGTTGATAATTTCTGGGCGAATCAACGGCATGCGGGAAAACAGATTGATGTCGGTTCCACGCGCGGTAATGAAAACCGGAACATTCAAACGCTGGCCGATGATCGTCGCTGCATGCCCGTCCGGATAAACGTAATGCGCGTCAATCAAATCAATCGGCCGCTCGGCGTGAAGCCGTTTGACCGTTTCCCAAGTGCCGCTCGCCATCCAGCCGCCGTAAAAGTTCATGCCGAGTTTCGGCGTTAGGAGATAGCGAGGGTGAACGGTTTGCAATCCGCCAATCAGTTCCCGCTCAGGCAAGCGCGCGATCTGCGCCCACTTTTCCGGTAATACATGCGATAACCAGCGACCGGTTTTCGGAAAATATGGAACAGGAGCGACAACGCGAACATTCATCCCGTCCAGGCTGGCCAGTGCACCAACGCGGTGTTTGACGAAGATGCCGAAATTCGGCAGTTCCGCGTTTGGCCAAAGTGTTGTGAAGGTGAGGATGTTCATTGCTGAAATGTTTTCTGCCACAACCGAAACATCAATATGGCCCACAATGGACGCGAATAATCCCGCAACCCCGATTGATGTCGCCGCCAGAGTTTCGTCAAAGCCGTCGGTTCCAACCAACCATCGTTCGCCGTCGAATCAAACAACAAACTTTCCGCCTGTTCGCGCAAATCCGCGCGAAGCCATTCAGCCAACGGAACGACAAACCCTTGTTTCCGCCGATTCAGAATTTCCGGTGGCAACAACCCTTTCATCGAGCGTTTGAAAATGTACTTGCCTTCGCGCCCGCGAAGTTTGAGCGACGAAGGAATCCGCGCCGCCAATTCCATCAACCTGTGATCCAGAAGCGGGCAACGCACTTCCAACGAAACGGCCATGCTGGCGCGATCCACTTTTGTCAGAATGTCGTCTGCCAGATACAGCTTGATGTCTCCATACTGCGCGCGTGCAATCGGGTCATCAGTTTTCGGACGGCGGTAATGATCGGCGAAAACTTCAAACGGGTCATAACCGCGCAACTGGGCATGAACATCCGCGCTGAGTAAACTGCCCCGCTCGTTCGCCATCGCACCATAAACCGAATGGAAATACGCACGCGCCGAATCAAGCGACAAATTCCGCAGCGTGGCTTTTGCCCTGAGCGGACGCGGCAACCAGTCGGCTTTGGGATAAATCGCCGCCAAAGCGCCAAACAGCGACGGCACAGGCGCAACTGCACGAACACGGTGTTCCATCGCATCGAACACATAGCGGCGATATCCGGCAAAGTTTTCATCGCCTCCGTCGCCTGACAACGCAACAGTCACAAATTCGCGGGCGGCTTGGGAAACGTAAAACGTCGGAATGGCCGAAGCGTCGGCAAAGGGTTCGTCAAAATGCCAGGCAAGTTTTTCGATCACGCCGACTGCATCCGGCTCGACGATGCTTTCGTGATGGTTGGCATTCAGGCGTTTGGCAAAGACTTTTGCGTCGGCGGCTTCGCTGAATTTTTCCTCGGTGAACCCGACAGTCGCCGTGACGACTTGCCGGGAATTGATGCGGCTCATCATCGCCACAACCGCGGACGAATCCATGCCGGAAGACAGAAACGCGCCCAGCGGAACTTCGCTGACCAGTCGTCCCGCAACCGCCGCGCGAAATTCGTTCAGGAGCATTTCGCTCCATTCGGCCTCGCTACGCTGTTCGGTCTGGCCGAAATCAATGTCCCAGTATTGGCGCTCGCTGACGCCGTTCGGTGTAACAATCAGGCAATGCCCTGCGCGCAGCTTTCTGGCTTGGCGATAAATCGTTTTCGGCGCGGGAATGAATTGGTAGGAGAAATAATCTGCCACCGCTAGCGGATCAACTTCGCGCGACATGGTGGGATGTTCCAACAACGCTTTTAACTCCGAACCGAACAGCAACGCTCCGCCGACATTGGCAAAGTACAGTGGCTTTTTGCCAACGCGGTCGCGCGCCAGCAATAGTTTTTGTTCGCGCGCATCCCACAACGCGAAGGCGAACATTCCGCGCAGACGTTCGACACAGGCTTCGCCAAATTCTTCGTACAAATGAACGATGGTTTCGGTATCCGACTGCGTTTTCAGTTGATGACCGCGCGCTACGACCAACGCGGCGAGTTCGCGGTAGTTGTAAATTTCGCCGTTCAGAATGACCGCGATGGAACTGTCTTCGTTGAACATCGGCTGGCGGCCACCGGCAACATCAATGATCGAAAGGCGACGATGCCCAAGCCCGATTCGCCCGGCAACGTAAAAGCCTTCGTCGTCCGGGCCACGATGCGCCAACGCGTCGGTCATCCGTCGCAAGACGGATTCCTGGATCGGCTGGTCGGTTTGGTAATTGTAGATTCCGGCAATTCCGCACACGGCCATTACTGTACCCCAAGCGGCGTTGTCTTGCGAAAAAAGGCCGGCGTCAACTAAGCTTGCGACGCCTTGGAAAGAATGAAAATCAGCGGCGAAGTCGCGCAACCACGGAAGTTGTGTGGTTTTCTCCATTCGCCTTTTGCCAGACCGGCGCAACCTCCGCAGGTTACGCTACTTTTCCAGAGAGGCTTTATGACTCAATCGCGCACCCTTCAAAGAATGTTTCTGGCCGCCTTTGCTTTATTCACTGTTGCGTTGTTTGCCTTGCCGTTGCGGCAAACCGCAGCCGAAACGACGCCCGAAGAGCGCGGGCTTTACAACCTGACGCACAAGGCTTATGACACGCCGCGATTCAATCGAATGTTACTTGAGATGGTTTCCAGAGCCTGGGAGCCGGAATGGAAAGCCAAAATCAATCCCAATGACCCGGATTCAAAGCTGAAAATCGCTTTTGAGCGATATGGATTCAGCCCGGCAACCTGGGACAACAAGGGCGGGCCATTGCAGTTCCTGGTCAACGACAAAGGAATGTGGGTGCAAACCTGTATGCTCTGCCACGGAGGTCGGTTGCCCATTTCCGGCGAAAGCAAAATTGGCATGCCCAACACCGAACTGGACATGCAGACGCTTTACGAAGACGCCACGAAAGCCACTGGCTTGAAAGGGCCGTTTACATTGACGTTTGGCCAATCGCGCGGGCGCACCAACGCTTTCATTTTCAGTTTGGAATTGCTGCGCCGCCGCAACGAAGATTTATCTCAACGCAAAGATCCCGTGCCGATGGGGGATTACGCCGATTTCGACATTGACCCTCCGGCGTGGTGGTACCTGAAAAAGAAAACCGCGATTTATGCCGATGGCGGCGTCAAAGGCGATTTCAGCCGCGCGATTATGCAATTCACGATGGGCGAACCCGATGGAGCGAAAATCCGTTCGTGGGAGCCGGATTTCAAGGATATTCTGGCCTATCTGAAATCCATCGAAGCGCCAAAATACCCTTTGCCGATTGATGCGAAACTGGCTGCTGCAGGCCAACAGGTGTTCACCAAAACCTGTTCGGGCTGTCACGGAACTTATGGCGCGGACGGCAAATATCCGAACAAGATCGTTCCGCTGGAAGTTGTCGGCACGGATTCGATGCGATTGACCAAACTGACGAAAGAGTTCCGCGACTATTACAAAAAAACCTGGTTCGGCAAAAGCGGCGAACAAGGGTATGAGTATCCAACCGGATACGTCGCGCCGCCATTGGATGGCGTGTGGGCTTCGGCGCCGTATTTTCACAACGGTTCGGTGCCGACGATTTATGGCGTGTTGACCGCCGAAGCGCGACCGAAATACTTCCGCCGAATTGGCAGTGCCAAGGAATACGACTCCAGGGACGTCGGTTTGAAAGTCGAGGCGTTGAGCGCGCCCGCGCCCAAAGACGCTACGGGTGAAGCGCGCCGCCGCGTGATAGACACGACGATTCCAGGTTTAAGCAATCAGGGGCATCCGTTCGGCTTCAAATTGAGCGAGCAGGAAAAACGGCAAGTCATCGAATACTTAAAAACGCTGTAAATCCAAACTTCACGGCCTTGTCAGGAAAACTTCATGTCCACACCTCAGAAAACATTGGAAGGAAAACCGATTGTTTCCCCCAGATACATTGTCGCTGGAATCGTTCTGCTCGGCATGGGATTGATTTTTGGCTATTTGATGAGTCGCCCGAATGCGGGCAAGGGCAATTTGACGATGAAAATTGGTTCGGCGTCAGTTCAGATGAACGTCGAAAACGACCTGCAATCCATGAAAGCGCTGCTCGACAAGGTGTTCAAAGACGACAATTCCCGACGGGAAATGACCGCTTTGCTGGGCGAATTTCACAACCTGTATCAGATCAACGATCCCAAACTGGTCGAGAAAATCGCGAACCTCAAGCCAGATGATTCCTCTTCCAAAGCTTTGCGGGATTTGTGCGAACGACAAAAAGGCCCATTCAAAAATCAACTGACCGAAGTTCGGCTGAGCTTTCCGGTCAATCCCAAATTTGGCGACAGCGAAGCCGTGGTGTGCAGCGGCAGCGATTATTACGGCAGACGCATTGTCATTTACGATTTGCAGGAAGAAAAAAGCGTCACGCTGATGGCCAATCGAATTCGCCCCTGTTTGTCCGGTTCCGGCGACAGCCCAGCGGAAAAGGAAAGCATCCAGATCACCAAAGTCGCGGCAAAAGATTTGTTCGGCGAAGAGCGATTGAATACCTTGAACATGTTCGAAAGAGGTCTGGCCGGCATCGCTGCCAATTGATGACCTTTCCCTACTTCTGACAACTGGCTGTGGCTCCTTCGCCTTCCGTTGGGTACCCTGCATTGATCCAGGCGCCGGTTCCGCCAATCACGTTATAAACCTGCTTGTATCCTTTTCGTTCCAGAATGCTGGTTCCGGCGCTGGAACGGTACCCTCCGGCGCAAATCACCACGGTTGAGCGCGCGGGATCAAATGAAGTTAGGTGCGATTCCAATTGCGCAAGCGGCGCGTTGACGGTGCCGGGCGCATGCGCTGCGGCATATTCCGTGGGACGGCGTACATCAATCAACTGGAATGGATGTTGTTCCTCCATCCAATCTTTCAACTCGTTTACTGTGATCTGTGTCACGGTGGCGATCTCAAATCCGGCGTCGTGCCAGGCCAGCACGCCACCGTTCAAAAATCCCCTGATGGTTTCGTGCCCGACGCGCGCCAACCGCAAAGCAGCCTCTTCGACCTGCGCCGAATCATCCGCCAGAATCACAATCGGCGAGCCAATTGGGATCAATATCCCCGCCCAGGAAGCGAATTGACCTCCCAAACCAATGTTCAGTGAGCCAGGCACATGCCCCGCGCCAAAGCTTTCGGCATCGCGCACATCCAACACAACCGCGCCAGCATCGGCCAGCGCGCGCGCCTTTGCCGGAGTCAACGCGGCCAGGGCTCTCGCGTCAGCCAGCGTGGCTGCGCCGGTACGATTAATTTCAGCATCTT
This window contains:
- the meaB gene encoding methylmalonyl Co-A mutase-associated GTPase MeaB is translated as MTASTPPSSLVDRILARDLRAIARAISKIENAAADANEILKALFAHTGKGVTIGITGAPGAGKSSLVDKLALHYRLLDKTVGIVAVDPSSPFSGGAILGDRIRMQTLANDPGVYIRSMATRGNLGGLARATVDAVAVLDAAGYDRTLVETVGVGQDEVDIVKTADVSVVVLVPGMGDDIQAIKAGIMEIGDIFVINKAERDGVERTERELIALLEMSERSDGWRPPIVRTVATQNKGISVFVEAIESYASFKKQHCASLERSAGIAENRIIELLRERMLRWVVSEALAPNELHELALAVASRQRDPYSIVEEIIGKVEIRSK
- a CDS encoding DUF4126 domain-containing protein; protein product: MTADWLTTLGTAMGSAWLSGINLYATVVTLGVLQRFELVKLPGGLNVLGEWWVIGLAGGFYLIEFIADKIPAVDSVWDAIHTFIRVPAGAILAATAFADFDPAVKVAAMIVGGGIALSSHGTKAAARLAANTSPEPVSNIALSVGEDIVTFGSTILMAFYPILILIVVLVFLVLLIWLGPKAVRALKRLMARFRELFRPSPTSAT
- a CDS encoding PASTA domain-containing protein gives rise to the protein MKKLILISIFLTFIFGDLRSLAQERTSRAQITKPRYFMPNLVGEDVDAAEQKLKGVFPRLSIKKKSVEESEFNPRQVVRHEPPAKMELNAETKVILYYKKTPSNSEPGLGKVLGDLASELTREVVVPDVRGQFVRDAKRILKVHSLNARFRSKEDDFNDLTVIDQSPTPGAKVIARRAVTLTVEQPQKPAPPTSYQPPRQRFTKVPELIGQSEADARQKIEQARLAIGEITTEEAPQNWGRVLRQSPLPGTQVVWGTSVNLVIAVKPQPVIVPPLLGLSLVNAERVLNRSELKRGFVVGVNPATSGAVVVDQKPAPGSRVDKGSSVNLTIGFPATPTPLMVNVPDLKGQTTASANQQLRGGNLRLGQITTLESNETQGTVIQQQPASGTLVAIGTVVNIVLAAPLTPAVTPTPTVTPTPVVVPDLRGKSRIEAIQSLRAASLGLGQVTTQPSNFPLGTVIEQQPLPGSSVQAGFAVNVVLAATPVPPATPLPSSPPSPPPSPPKDWLSDLIAQIPKVLGVAGIGFAGFLLVSLLKRLFKKTGPKEPLPSLTSHSTPTAAKPKIEYRARDDQGTQKIEAESKLSLPFELTLRPRPDAGRQWIEVVGQLIANERRQA
- a CDS encoding glycosyltransferase family 4 protein; the protein is MNILTFTTLWPNAELPNFGIFVKHRVGALASLDGMNVRVVAPVPYFPKTGRWLSHVLPEKWAQIARLPERELIGGLQTVHPRYLLTPKLGMNFYGGWMASGTWETVKRLHAERPIDLIDAHYVYPDGHAATIIGQRLNVPVFITARGTDINLFSRMPLIRPEIINALNRAAGIIAVSESLKTRMVELGIRGEKIAVVRNGIDRRMFSPRDRNESRRRLGLDPDDRILLTVAALVPVKGIDRLIDAMVVLTKGEEHKRYLKLFVIGEGPQRRALESQISNLNLRTCVRLVGAKPQSELADWYSAADLFCLASHHEGCPNVVIESLACGLPVLAIDVGGIRELLTRNTGKVIQFGRVKNFTEEVERALAAEWERGLITNSTAVRSWQVVATEVAGLFRAGRFF
- the asnB gene encoding asparagine synthase (glutamine-hydrolyzing); this translates as MCGIAGIYNYQTDQPIQESVLRRMTDALAHRGPDDEGFYVAGRIGLGHRRLSIIDVAGGRQPMFNEDSSIAVILNGEIYNYRELAALVVARGHQLKTQSDTETIVHLYEEFGEACVERLRGMFAFALWDAREQKLLLARDRVGKKPLYFANVGGALLFGSELKALLEHPTMSREVDPLAVADYFSYQFIPAPKTIYRQARKLRAGHCLIVTPNGVSERQYWDIDFGQTEQRSEAEWSEMLLNEFRAAVAGRLVSEVPLGAFLSSGMDSSAVVAMMSRINSRQVVTATVGFTEEKFSEAADAKVFAKRLNANHHESIVEPDAVGVIEKLAWHFDEPFADASAIPTFYVSQAAREFVTVALSGDGGDENFAGYRRYVFDAMEHRVRAVAPVPSLFGALAAIYPKADWLPRPLRAKATLRNLSLDSARAYFHSVYGAMANERGSLLSADVHAQLRGYDPFEVFADHYRRPKTDDPIARAQYGDIKLYLADDILTKVDRASMAVSLEVRCPLLDHRLMELAARIPSSLKLRGREGKYIFKRSMKGLLPPEILNRRKQGFVVPLAEWLRADLREQAESLLFDSTANDGWLEPTALTKLWRRHQSGLRDYSRPLWAILMFRLWQKTFQQ
- a CDS encoding c-type cytochrome, which encodes MTQSRTLQRMFLAAFALFTVALFALPLRQTAAETTPEERGLYNLTHKAYDTPRFNRMLLEMVSRAWEPEWKAKINPNDPDSKLKIAFERYGFSPATWDNKGGPLQFLVNDKGMWVQTCMLCHGGRLPISGESKIGMPNTELDMQTLYEDATKATGLKGPFTLTFGQSRGRTNAFIFSLELLRRRNEDLSQRKDPVPMGDYADFDIDPPAWWYLKKKTAIYADGGVKGDFSRAIMQFTMGEPDGAKIRSWEPDFKDILAYLKSIEAPKYPLPIDAKLAAAGQQVFTKTCSGCHGTYGADGKYPNKIVPLEVVGTDSMRLTKLTKEFRDYYKKTWFGKSGEQGYEYPTGYVAPPLDGVWASAPYFHNGSVPTIYGVLTAEARPKYFRRIGSAKEYDSRDVGLKVEALSAPAPKDATGEARRRVIDTTIPGLSNQGHPFGFKLSEQEKRQVIEYLKTL
- a CDS encoding MBL fold metallo-hydrolase — translated: MYFKQFYLGCLAHASYLIGSEGEAVVVDPQRDVKQYLDEAVAQGFNIKYVIETHLHADFVSGHRELAKRTGAEIVFGWKAGAQFPHRAAKDGDELLVGKLRMRVLETPGHTPESICLLVIEDGVPVKVLTGDTLFIGDVGRPDLVGSKGYTPEQMAAMMYDSLHEKLLTLDDAVEVYPAHGAGSLCGKNMSKETSSTIGQQRRFNYALQPMMKKAFVNMMTADLPEAPAYFPKDAEINRTGAATLADARALAALTPAKARALADAGAVVLDVRDAESFGAGHVPGSLNIGLGGQFASWAGILIPIGSPIVILADDSAQVEEAALRLARVGHETIRGFLNGGVLAWHDAGFEIATVTQITVNELKDWMEEQHPFQLIDVRRPTEYAAAHAPGTVNAPLAQLESHLTSFDPARSTVVICAGGYRSSAGTSILERKGYKQVYNVIGGTGAWINAGYPTEGEGATASCQK